In Woeseia oceani, one DNA window encodes the following:
- a CDS encoding amidohydrolase family protein, translated as MRIACDVHVHLWDANDREHIDESFIKELRDVSGRDGTLNVDLQQFSNHYANVDKVVVFGGMARHTGLHVPNQFIHDFVQSSDIGGKLIPFVGIDPYDDNYMDEFERAVDDWGFRGVKLMPMYANFDPRDELLAPLYEACERRGLPILIHMGTTFCRCAPLNFAEPMMLEPVALKYPDLKMIVAHMGHPFENQTVVLIRKQPNIYSDLSALHYRPWQLFNSMMLAQEYGVTHKLLFGTDYPFTMPDESMVKLREIMRFSFGAGSNMPHLNPAWMEDVFARDTVSLLGLV; from the coding sequence ATGAGAATAGCCTGTGACGTCCATGTACACCTGTGGGATGCAAACGATCGCGAGCATATCGACGAGAGTTTTATCAAGGAGCTGCGCGATGTCTCCGGGAGAGACGGCACCCTGAACGTCGATTTGCAGCAGTTCTCGAACCACTACGCGAATGTTGACAAGGTAGTCGTCTTTGGCGGCATGGCCCGGCATACGGGTTTGCATGTGCCGAACCAGTTCATTCATGATTTTGTGCAAAGCAGTGACATCGGCGGGAAGCTGATACCGTTCGTCGGCATCGACCCCTATGATGACAACTACATGGATGAATTCGAACGTGCGGTTGATGACTGGGGCTTCCGGGGCGTCAAGCTCATGCCGATGTACGCCAACTTTGATCCACGTGACGAGCTGCTCGCGCCGCTTTATGAAGCCTGTGAACGCAGAGGTCTGCCAATTCTCATTCACATGGGCACGACATTTTGTCGTTGTGCACCGTTGAACTTTGCCGAGCCGATGATGCTGGAACCGGTGGCACTTAAGTACCCCGATCTCAAGATGATCGTGGCGCACATGGGACACCCCTTCGAGAATCAGACCGTTGTGCTGATTCGCAAGCAACCGAATATCTATTCCGATCTGTCCGCGCTGCATTATCGGCCATGGCAGCTCTTCAACAGCATGATGCTGGCACAGGAGTACGGGGTGACGCACAAGTTGCTGTTTGGCACGGATTACCCGTTTACCATGCCCGATGAGTCTATGGTCAAACTCCGGGAGATCATGCGGTTTTCATTCGGCGCCGGTTCCAATATGCCGCACCTGAATCCCGCATGGATGGAAGATGTGTTTGCCAGGGATACGGTTTCCTTGCTGGGCTTAGTCTAG
- a CDS encoding carbohydrate-binding family 9-like protein → MTHKEYLVQRLAGSTPIPIDGAGKSPAWAAARALDDFSFPWLDAVAPATRFRALWDSQYFYFFFEAADTDIVLAQGADAKERVIGSDRVEIFFATGHDLQPYYGLEVDPRGEVLDYRGRYHRLIEWDWSCAGLEFQSRQNAQGYTVEGRIALTSLQQLGCLHEDEKGQYLIAGLFRAEFSLDDKQQTIQNWIAWVDPQVADPDFHVPSAFGHLRLS, encoded by the coding sequence ATGACACACAAAGAGTACCTGGTTCAACGGCTGGCGGGCAGCACGCCAATCCCAATCGATGGCGCGGGCAAAAGCCCTGCCTGGGCCGCGGCACGTGCGCTGGACGATTTTTCATTTCCATGGCTGGATGCGGTGGCGCCCGCGACCCGCTTTCGTGCCCTCTGGGATAGCCAGTATTTTTATTTCTTCTTTGAAGCTGCCGACACCGACATCGTGTTGGCGCAAGGGGCTGACGCCAAAGAACGGGTGATCGGCTCCGATCGCGTCGAGATATTTTTTGCGACCGGGCATGATCTGCAGCCGTACTATGGTCTGGAGGTGGATCCGCGCGGTGAGGTTCTCGACTACCGGGGGCGCTACCACCGGCTAATCGAATGGGACTGGTCTTGCGCCGGACTGGAATTTCAATCCCGGCAAAATGCGCAAGGCTATACCGTTGAGGGGCGCATCGCGCTGACTTCGTTGCAGCAGCTAGGCTGTCTGCATGAAGATGAAAAAGGGCAGTACCTCATTGCCGGCCTGTTTCGCGCGGAGTTCAGTCTCGACGACAAGCAGCAGACGATTCAGAACTGGATCGCGTGGGTCGATCCGCAGGTCGCAGACCCGGATTTTCACGTGCCATCCGCATTCGGTCATCTGCGCTTGTCATAA
- a CDS encoding N-acyl-D-amino-acid deacylase family protein, translated as MLDLRIDNARIFDGHDFNDYRHLGIKGASITYLGNEAVPAARIIDASDRLLTPAFVDTHSHADFMVTHDDNDGGSSVSQGVGTLVVGNCGMSSVPETAPFPLIAFRSSDTNHNCRDHLRAVERGLSLNIGELLGHGTLRLSVMESARTPSQAEIASMCSRLREYLEAGWAGMSVGLNYPEAAGYSAQELHALCTVLAKFGKPLTCHIRDQGAGILQAMDEVIDISRDAGCPVLVSHLRPLSDRLDHLVPEMERRFDNNDHAHFDMYPYVAGCTTLSLVFQNAFQSVPKASAMFAGADVDAAIRNVCINSYDDIHVIQHANHDYTKKTIGEIALSLGEDAASVIQQVYLADPNCVCIFDNTSTQESVGRLIQHDRCLLGSDAWLYATNFRGACHPRNFGAFTGFLTRFVRNGPIDLVAGLRRITSSAADYFGLDAGHLAVGRRADIALFAMENLRENATFSEPCQLSTGMDGVWIAGQRVFGDNADEPQRPGVRLPVHRHAGEH; from the coding sequence TTGCTGGATCTTCGCATTGACAACGCAAGAATTTTTGACGGCCATGATTTCAACGATTACAGGCATCTCGGCATAAAAGGGGCGTCGATAACCTACCTTGGCAACGAGGCCGTACCAGCGGCCCGGATTATCGACGCCAGTGATCGACTGCTAACGCCGGCGTTCGTCGACACGCACAGTCACGCCGACTTCATGGTCACGCACGACGACAACGACGGCGGCTCGTCTGTGTCACAGGGAGTGGGCACCCTGGTGGTCGGAAATTGCGGCATGTCCAGCGTTCCGGAAACAGCGCCGTTTCCGCTGATCGCGTTCAGGAGCAGCGATACGAACCACAATTGCCGGGATCACTTGCGCGCGGTAGAACGCGGGCTCTCCCTCAATATCGGCGAGCTCCTGGGTCACGGCACCCTGCGACTATCGGTCATGGAATCAGCCCGCACGCCGTCGCAGGCTGAAATTGCCAGCATGTGCTCGAGACTCAGGGAGTACCTGGAAGCCGGCTGGGCCGGCATGTCGGTCGGTCTTAATTACCCCGAGGCCGCCGGTTACAGCGCTCAGGAACTGCATGCGTTGTGCACGGTTCTTGCGAAATTCGGCAAACCATTAACCTGCCATATTCGGGACCAGGGCGCGGGAATCCTGCAGGCGATGGACGAGGTGATCGACATCAGCCGCGACGCAGGCTGCCCGGTACTGGTATCACACTTGCGCCCCCTTTCTGACCGCCTCGACCATCTGGTTCCGGAAATGGAACGTCGCTTTGACAACAACGATCATGCTCACTTCGACATGTATCCCTACGTCGCCGGCTGCACGACCCTGAGCCTCGTCTTTCAGAATGCCTTTCAATCGGTACCGAAAGCATCAGCAATGTTTGCCGGGGCAGATGTCGATGCGGCAATCCGCAACGTATGCATTAATTCCTATGACGATATTCACGTGATCCAGCATGCAAATCACGACTACACGAAAAAGACGATTGGCGAGATCGCATTGTCGCTGGGAGAGGATGCCGCCAGCGTCATCCAGCAGGTCTATCTTGCCGATCCCAACTGTGTCTGCATTTTCGACAATACCTCCACACAGGAAAGCGTCGGGCGCCTGATCCAGCACGACCGTTGCCTGCTCGGTTCCGATGCCTGGCTGTACGCGACAAACTTCAGGGGTGCCTGCCATCCACGAAATTTCGGCGCGTTTACCGGCTTTCTTACCCGCTTCGTGCGAAACGGGCCAATTGACCTCGTTGCCGGGCTGCGCCGCATAACATCGAGTGCCGCCGACTACTTCGGCCTTGACGCCGGCCACCTCGCCGTTGGACGGCGTGCCGATATCGCACTGTTTGCAATGGAAAATCTGCGGGAAAACGCCACCTTCAGCGAACCCTGCCAGTTATCGACCGGCATGGACGGAGTCTGGATAGCCGGACAACGTGTATTCGGTGACAACGCCGATGAGCCGCAACGGCCCGGCGTCCGCTTGCCCGTGCACAGGCATGCCGGCGAGCATTGA
- a CDS encoding RidA family protein — protein MSRQFFGSHPQLKDGRRTPLSHAVRAGDYVYVSGQVPFGPDGKLVTSGFEDQVHQVIENLSNVLTEAGCTLSDVVKCTVWLEDVRNFVSFNDVYGQYFKENPPARSTVHSTLMVDAGVEIEAIAYKPL, from the coding sequence ATGTCACGCCAATTTTTTGGATCCCACCCCCAACTCAAAGATGGTCGCAGAACGCCGCTGTCGCATGCTGTCCGAGCAGGTGATTATGTCTACGTATCTGGCCAGGTACCGTTCGGTCCGGACGGGAAGTTGGTCACCAGCGGCTTTGAGGACCAGGTACATCAAGTTATAGAAAATCTCAGCAATGTACTGACCGAGGCAGGGTGTACCTTGTCGGATGTGGTCAAATGCACGGTCTGGCTGGAGGATGTGCGAAATTTCGTCAGCTTTAATGATGTGTACGGACAGTACTTCAAAGAAAATCCGCCAGCCAGGTCAACAGTCCATTCGACCCTGATGGTCGATGCAGGTGTGGAAATAGAGGCGATCGCGTACAAGCCTTTGTAG
- a CDS encoding SDR family NAD(P)-dependent oxidoreductase, protein MTIEGKTALVTGGGQGIGQGCALALAKAGATLVLNDRPGSAELARTADQIRALGGKCHTVEGDVFCGEVRERLVAEAIDKAGAINIFVSNPALNIRRPFLEFELADFERIVAATLVSAFHMSQLVARSMVSAGRGGKIVFVSSVHAEMPFANNVAYGASKAGLNHLAETMSVELAPHRVNVNTIEPGWIDTPGERAMSSEDVLEREGKKLPWKRMGTVDDIGDAVVFLASDAADYITGATIPVDGGFRFRHCAPGSSE, encoded by the coding sequence GTGACTATTGAAGGTAAGACCGCACTCGTTACAGGCGGCGGTCAGGGTATTGGTCAGGGTTGTGCGCTGGCGCTCGCGAAAGCGGGTGCCACGCTGGTCCTGAACGACCGGCCCGGAAGTGCCGAACTCGCGCGCACGGCGGATCAAATCAGAGCGCTCGGCGGCAAATGCCATACAGTCGAAGGTGACGTCTTCTGTGGCGAAGTGCGTGAGCGCCTCGTCGCCGAGGCTATCGACAAGGCAGGAGCTATCAATATCTTTGTAAGTAATCCCGCCTTGAATATTAGGCGACCGTTCCTGGAATTTGAGCTGGCCGATTTTGAGCGCATCGTGGCTGCAACGCTGGTCAGTGCCTTTCACATGAGCCAATTGGTCGCACGAAGTATGGTCAGTGCGGGCCGCGGCGGTAAGATTGTGTTCGTTTCCAGCGTGCATGCCGAAATGCCATTCGCCAACAACGTCGCCTACGGTGCTTCCAAAGCAGGACTCAATCACTTGGCGGAAACGATGTCAGTCGAGTTGGCACCGCACCGGGTCAATGTGAACACCATCGAGCCGGGTTGGATTGATACTCCCGGCGAGCGGGCCATGTCATCAGAGGATGTCCTCGAGAGAGAAGGCAAAAAGTTGCCATGGAAGCGTATGGGAACTGTAGACGATATCGGTGACGCGGTTGTTTTTCTGGCCTCCGATGCGGCTGACTACATTACGGGCGCAACAATTCCCGTGGACGGTGGTTTCCGCTTCAGGCACTGTGCCCCGGGCAGTTCCGAATAG
- a CDS encoding alanine racemase, which produces MPDSFTSDTLSAMPKLQLQEIHATTIDGATKGFPGTAQPLRLDELGAMNWNVLAHDLPFPVAVLKDSALRNNSDQMKKYLDATGVSLSPHGKTTMSPQLFDRQLAEGAWGLTAATTTHVNVFRKAGVQRVILANQLVGEQNVAYIASELKRDPEFEFYCLVDSIRQADQLAELLLKYAPGRPLNVLVEMGSKNGRCGVRSLEEGIELARHVSARNDVFCLAGIEVFEAIFGGDPHDAAIKTDGLLGQAVKLAEECDEAGLFGTSELLLTAGGTMYFARAARALLKASVSRKTTVVLRSGCYLTHDHGLYAKGAEFEKEQTSGDHPEFIPALEVWASVQSVPEPGLAILALGKRDISYDIQLPMVCYSAEGGRARAVAPGNYEIVALNDQHAYMRCPAGQEPKPGDLFGLGISHPCTTFDKWQLLYIVDDDYRVVEGIRTFF; this is translated from the coding sequence ATGCCTGATTCATTCACTTCCGACACACTAAGCGCCATGCCAAAACTTCAACTGCAAGAGATTCACGCGACAACAATTGACGGTGCGACCAAGGGTTTTCCCGGTACCGCGCAGCCCCTGCGTTTGGATGAACTCGGCGCGATGAACTGGAACGTTCTTGCACACGATCTGCCGTTCCCGGTGGCGGTCCTGAAAGACAGCGCGTTACGGAACAATAGCGACCAGATGAAGAAGTATCTGGATGCAACCGGCGTGTCTTTGAGCCCGCATGGCAAAACAACGATGTCCCCGCAACTTTTTGACCGGCAATTGGCTGAAGGAGCATGGGGACTTACGGCTGCGACCACCACGCACGTGAATGTGTTCAGGAAGGCAGGCGTACAGCGTGTCATTCTTGCCAATCAATTGGTCGGCGAACAGAACGTTGCGTACATTGCGAGCGAGCTCAAAAGAGATCCGGAATTCGAATTCTATTGCCTGGTCGACTCGATTCGGCAGGCAGACCAGCTCGCTGAACTGCTGTTGAAATATGCACCGGGTCGTCCATTGAACGTGCTTGTGGAAATGGGCTCGAAAAACGGTCGCTGTGGTGTGCGTAGCCTGGAGGAAGGGATAGAACTCGCGAGACATGTTTCCGCCCGGAATGACGTGTTTTGTCTGGCAGGTATTGAAGTATTCGAGGCCATATTCGGTGGTGATCCACACGATGCCGCCATCAAGACAGATGGATTACTTGGGCAGGCGGTAAAGCTGGCGGAAGAATGTGATGAAGCGGGCCTGTTTGGCACTTCGGAACTGCTGTTGACCGCCGGTGGCACCATGTACTTTGCCAGGGCAGCGAGGGCGTTGCTCAAGGCCTCCGTATCCCGCAAAACAACGGTCGTTCTGCGTAGCGGGTGCTACCTGACTCACGATCATGGCCTGTACGCAAAAGGCGCTGAATTTGAGAAGGAACAAACCAGCGGTGACCATCCGGAGTTCATTCCTGCTCTCGAAGTCTGGGCCAGCGTGCAGTCAGTGCCCGAGCCGGGGCTTGCCATTCTGGCCTTGGGCAAGCGGGATATTTCGTACGATATACAGTTACCAATGGTTTGTTATTCCGCTGAAGGTGGTCGCGCCAGAGCGGTCGCTCCGGGCAATTATGAAATAGTCGCCCTCAATGATCAGCATGCCTACATGCGCTGTCCCGCTGGACAGGAACCGAAACCTGGCGACCTATTTGGTCTTGGCATATCGCATCCTTGCACGACCTTTGATAAGTGGCAGCTCTTGTACATCGTTGACGATGACTATCGAGTGGTCGAGGGAATTCGGACCTTCTTCTGA
- a CDS encoding winged helix-turn-helix domain-containing tetratricopeptide repeat protein: MLYAQAMIYAFSPFELDMAKFELRKDGEPCPIEPKVLALLAYLVEHRERLVSKEEIFEKLWDGRIVTDSALASRIKLARKVLGDTGHTQRFIKTVHGKGLRFVADVRPLRNSPIVSPEDDSRQEADTPQAADDVSYRPSIAVLPFQLLGKPGPYDTIADGLPHEIIAELARLRWLLVIARASSFRFRDRDPDQHHIGQLLGARYLLSGCVEASDRQLVITTELVDTRSGEIVWAERFTGKVEDIHAVRKEIREKILAALEIQIPLHEATAARLIVTENMDAWSAYHVGLQHIFRFNQKDNAAAAALFQRAIKLDPAFARAHAGLSFVHFQTAFLRHTDDIAGETALARRCAQAGLEIDPLDPFVNFTMGRSFWLSADLDRAHSWLERATSLCPNYAQGVYALAWTNTIAGADQEGRDQVDLAMRLSPLDPLYYAMLGTRGITHVARGEMAEAVQWAERAARSPGAHVLIAMIAAATQELAGNAAAAATWAANVRERSPQLGSAEFFGAFPMRKEPLRTQFATALQKLGF, from the coding sequence GTGCTCTATGCTCAGGCGATGATCTACGCGTTCAGCCCCTTTGAACTGGACATGGCGAAGTTTGAACTTCGCAAGGACGGTGAGCCGTGTCCGATCGAACCCAAGGTTCTCGCCTTGCTGGCCTACCTGGTCGAGCATCGCGAGCGACTGGTGTCAAAGGAAGAGATCTTCGAGAAACTCTGGGACGGGCGCATTGTGACCGACTCGGCGCTGGCGAGCCGGATCAAGCTGGCGCGCAAGGTGCTGGGCGATACCGGCCACACTCAGCGCTTTATTAAGACCGTGCACGGCAAAGGCCTGCGATTCGTCGCCGACGTTCGACCGTTGCGCAACAGCCCGATCGTGTCGCCCGAGGACGATTCCCGACAAGAGGCAGACACGCCCCAGGCGGCGGACGATGTTTCGTATCGCCCCTCCATTGCCGTACTGCCGTTCCAGTTGCTCGGTAAGCCGGGTCCGTACGACACCATCGCCGACGGCCTACCGCACGAGATCATCGCCGAGCTTGCGCGCCTGCGCTGGCTGCTCGTGATAGCCAGAGCATCGTCGTTTCGCTTTCGTGATCGGGACCCCGACCAGCACCATATCGGCCAGTTACTGGGTGCGCGTTACCTGCTGTCCGGCTGCGTGGAAGCCAGCGATCGACAACTGGTCATTACCACTGAACTTGTTGATACACGCAGCGGCGAGATTGTCTGGGCCGAGCGGTTCACGGGCAAAGTCGAGGACATTCACGCGGTTCGAAAGGAGATTCGGGAAAAGATTCTGGCGGCCCTGGAAATCCAGATTCCGTTGCACGAGGCAACTGCCGCACGCCTGATAGTGACGGAGAACATGGATGCGTGGTCCGCGTACCACGTTGGCCTGCAGCATATCTTTCGCTTCAATCAGAAAGACAATGCGGCAGCAGCCGCACTTTTTCAGCGGGCGATCAAGCTCGACCCGGCGTTTGCCCGGGCCCATGCCGGCCTTTCCTTCGTGCATTTTCAGACGGCATTCCTGCGGCACACGGACGACATTGCAGGCGAGACCGCACTCGCCCGCCGTTGCGCTCAAGCCGGGCTTGAGATTGATCCGCTGGATCCGTTTGTTAATTTCACGATGGGCCGCAGTTTCTGGTTGAGCGCCGATCTCGATCGCGCCCACTCGTGGCTGGAACGCGCCACGTCACTGTGCCCGAACTACGCGCAAGGCGTTTACGCACTGGCCTGGACCAACACGATTGCAGGCGCGGATCAGGAAGGACGCGACCAGGTCGATCTCGCCATGCGCCTGAGTCCACTTGATCCGTTGTACTACGCGATGCTCGGCACCCGTGGCATCACGCACGTGGCGCGCGGCGAGATGGCGGAAGCCGTGCAATGGGCCGAGCGCGCCGCGCGCTCGCCAGGTGCCCATGTGCTGATTGCGATGATCGCCGCGGCCACCCAGGAACTCGCCGGCAATGCAGCGGCAGCGGCAACCTGGGCGGCAAACGTGCGCGAGCGCAGCCCGCAACTCGGCAGCGCCGAATTTTTCGGCGCATTCCCTATGCGCAAGGAACCGTTGCGCACGCAGTTCGCAACGGCCCTCCAGAAACTGGGTTTCTGA
- a CDS encoding cupin domain-containing protein — protein sequence MKESRSKLPVRLEAGGVCIQAHDWADINVARIRFPKGADAAPLLKGLPQDLCQCPHWGTVLKGAIHVRYADGSEETVRAGEVYYWPPGHTVRVDEDYEAIEFSPSGPMGEVINHLQTQLSK from the coding sequence ATGAAGGAATCACGAAGCAAACTGCCGGTACGGCTGGAGGCTGGTGGGGTATGCATCCAGGCTCACGACTGGGCCGATATCAACGTCGCCCGCATTCGTTTCCCCAAAGGGGCAGATGCAGCTCCCCTTCTGAAAGGGCTGCCTCAGGATCTCTGCCAGTGCCCGCACTGGGGCACGGTACTGAAGGGCGCCATCCACGTGCGGTATGCCGATGGCAGCGAGGAAACGGTTCGAGCCGGCGAAGTGTATTACTGGCCGCCGGGCCACACGGTCCGCGTCGATGAGGACTACGAAGCGATCGAGTTCAGCCCCAGCGGCCCGATGGGTGAAGTTATCAATCATTTGCAAACACAACTAAGCAAGTAA
- a CDS encoding tautomerase family protein, translated as MPLVTIDVIKNVFTPQQKEQLIEKVTAAMIEVEGESMRPVTWVRINEFEGGDWAIGGKRLAAADVHAMAKGKAA; from the coding sequence ATGCCACTGGTAACGATAGATGTCATCAAGAATGTGTTTACCCCGCAGCAAAAAGAGCAGCTGATCGAAAAAGTGACTGCCGCGATGATCGAGGTGGAAGGCGAAAGTATGCGACCGGTCACATGGGTCCGGATCAACGAGTTCGAAGGCGGAGACTGGGCCATCGGCGGCAAGCGTCTCGCGGCGGCCGATGTACATGCGATGGCGAAAGGTAAGGCAGCTTAA
- a CDS encoding efflux RND transporter periplasmic adaptor subunit — MRNSALLLFVTLLLSSAQSFGQREGAQNATAVIVAPVVSGEFADQVEALGTTRANESVVITADRSEKVMAIHFDDGQAVKKGDLLLTLDKRQEEAQLRASQAVTDETRNSYNRAQGLSGTSALPRATLQERAAQLAQAQAVTDSLQASLTSYEITAPFDGILGLRQVSVGTLVQPGDQITTIDDLSQIKIDFDVPSVFLATLKPGLPIRGTIEAFGDRQFEGVVTTVNSRIDPITRTVIVRAIIPNPDNILKPGLLMSITLYKNPRQTLLVPEEALIKRADRNYVYVIEQDQGQTIARQRSIELGARKPGIIEVLSGLEEGDKVVVQGIIKLRDGMPVSIRAEQTGNESLEDLLTQKPTTGGQ, encoded by the coding sequence ATGAGAAATTCAGCGCTGCTTCTATTTGTAACGTTGTTGCTTTCCAGCGCCCAGTCTTTCGGGCAAAGAGAGGGTGCACAGAATGCGACGGCAGTCATCGTCGCACCCGTTGTAAGTGGTGAGTTTGCAGATCAGGTTGAGGCGCTGGGCACCACCAGGGCTAACGAGTCGGTAGTGATTACAGCCGATCGCTCGGAAAAGGTCATGGCCATCCATTTCGACGATGGCCAGGCGGTCAAAAAAGGCGACCTTCTGCTTACTCTTGATAAGAGACAGGAAGAAGCGCAGCTGCGTGCATCGCAGGCTGTAACCGATGAAACCCGCAATTCGTACAACAGGGCCCAAGGCCTCAGTGGTACCAGTGCGCTGCCCAGAGCGACATTGCAGGAGCGTGCCGCGCAACTGGCGCAGGCGCAGGCGGTCACCGATTCCTTGCAAGCCAGCCTTACGAGTTACGAGATTACCGCACCGTTCGACGGCATTCTGGGTCTGCGGCAGGTTAGTGTCGGCACGCTGGTACAACCGGGCGACCAAATAACAACGATCGACGATCTCAGTCAGATCAAAATCGATTTCGATGTGCCGTCGGTGTTTTTGGCGACCCTCAAGCCAGGCTTGCCTATTCGCGGGACAATTGAAGCGTTTGGCGATCGCCAGTTTGAAGGCGTCGTTACCACGGTTAATTCCCGCATCGACCCGATAACACGCACGGTCATCGTGCGCGCGATCATCCCTAACCCGGATAACATTCTGAAACCAGGGTTGTTGATGAGCATCACCTTGTACAAGAACCCGCGCCAGACTTTGCTGGTCCCGGAAGAGGCGCTGATCAAGCGCGCCGACCGCAATTACGTATATGTCATTGAACAAGACCAGGGCCAAACCATTGCCCGGCAAAGAAGTATTGAATTGGGTGCCCGAAAACCCGGCATTATTGAGGTGCTGTCTGGCCTCGAGGAAGGCGACAAAGTTGTGGTTCAGGGAATCATCAAGCTTCGTGATGGCATGCCGGTCAGCATCCGCGCGGAGCAAACAGGCAATGAATCACTGGAAGATTTATTGACGCAAAAACCGACTACTGGCGGGCAATAA